The sequence below is a genomic window from Planctomycetaceae bacterium.
CGCCACCGCGCAGGCGCCCAGGACGATCATCGACAGCACAGCCGGTATCATCGCTCGAGTCTTCATCGCCGATCTCCGCTTTTGGGTCAGGGGTCGTTCCGCTGCCGCGAGAGAGCGAGTGTAACGTTCTGGCAACCAAAATTCCAGCCGACTCGCTCCGGGGCCCCGCTGCGGCAGATCGCGGCGACGACTGGATTTTTCGCGCGCACGTGTCATAATGTCTGGCCTTGCTGGCGGGCCAGACCCGCGGGAGTTTGCTGATGGCCAGAATACACCCAACCGCCATTGTCGACGCCAAGGCCCAGGTGGACGAAGACGTCGAGATTGGCCCGTACTGTATCGTTGAAGACGCGGTGACCCTCGGTGCCGGCACGGTCCTGCGCTCGGGCGCGGTGATCCGCCGCTACACCACGCTGGGACGGGGCAACTTCGTCGACAGCCACACCGTCATCGGCGGAGATCCGCAGGACTTCAAGTTCGACCCCAGGCAGGTTAGCTACGTCCGCATCGGCGACAACAACATCATCCGCGAGTACGTGACGATCTCGCGCGCCACCGGCGAGGGCAACGCCACAATCATAGGCAACAACACAATGTGGATGACCGGCGCCCACGCCGGGCACAACGCCGTCATCGAAGACAACGTCATTCTCGTCAACGGCTCGGCCGTCGGCGGGCACGCCACCATCGGCACCGGGGCGATCCTGTCAGCCCACGCGCTGGTACACCAGTTCTGCTGGATCGGGCGCAACGTCATGACGCAGGGGCAGAGCGGTTTCAGCACGCACGTGCCCCCGTTCACCCTCTGCGCCAACATCAACTGCTGCATCGGGCTCAATGGGATCGGGCTGCGGCGAAACCCCAAGGTCACCGAGACCGATCGCGCCGAGGTCAAGGAAGCTTTCAAGCTGCTGTACCGGCGCAGGCTCTCGGCCAGGGAATCGCTGGCTGCGATGGACGCCCACACGGAGTGGGGCTGGGCGGCGTCGGAGTTCCGCCAGTTCATCCACAACGTCCGAGAGGCCCGCAAACCCCACAACCGCGGACTGTGCCCGCTGCGCCGCCGCATCATGAGCGGCGAGGAGTAATCCCATGCCCGACCTGACCGATGCCGCTTCGCTGCAGCAGGCCGTCCGCCGTTGCATCGCCCAGACCAACATCACCGACATCCACACCCACCTCTTCCCGCCCTCGCACGGGGGGCTGATGCTCTGGGGCATTGACGACCTGCTGACGTACCACTACCTGGTCGCCGAGCTGTTCATGGTCGCTCCCCGTTCGCTGACGCCGGAAAAGTTCTGGGCCATGCCCAAGACCACCCAGGCCGACCTGGTCTGGAAGCACGTGTTCATCGAAGGCGGGGCTCTGAGCGAAGTGGCCGGCGGCGTCGTCACGACGCTGAACCTGCTGGGCCTTGATGCCGGTCCACGCGACCTGGCCGCCATCCGCAAATGGTACGCCGCGCAAAGCGCCAATGCCTACCTCACGCGTGTCTTCGAGCAGACGCGCATTGATTACGCCGTCATGACCAACGACCCCTTCAAGGCCGAAGAGGTCAAGCACTGGAAGACATCCAGCTCTCTACGACCAGTGCCGGAGTTTCTGAAGACCGCCCTGCGCATCGACACGATGATCGTCGATTGGCCCGGCGCCTGCCGACTGTTGCAGGCTCAGGGCTACGACGCCCAGCCCGCCGGCGGCAGCGTCAGCTTCGCAGAGGCCCGCAGGTTCCTTCTCGACTGGGCGAAGATCCTCAAGCCGACGTACCTGGCCGCCTCACTGCCGCCGACGTTCATCTACCCTGAAGGCACGACGGCCCCGCAGGTGGTGCAGAACGTCGTCGTGCCGGTGGCGATGGAACTGGGCGTGCCACTGGCGATGATGATTGGCGTGCGTCGCGGCGTCAACCCGCCCCTGCGCGACGGCGGCGACGGGTTAGGCGTGGCGGACGTTCGGGCGGTGGAGAACCTCTGCCGCGACTTCCCCGGTGCCAAGTTCATCGTGACGATGCTCGCCCGGGCCAATCAGCACGAGCTGACGGTGCTCGGCCGCAAGTTCCGCAACCTGCACGTCGAGGGCTGCTGGTGGTTCTGCAACAACGCCAGCATTATTGAAGAGATGACCCGCATGCGCGTGGAACTACTGGGGACGGCTTTCACGCTCCAGCACAGCGACGCCCGGGTGCTCGACCAGGTGATCTACAAATGGGCCCACGCCAAGCGCATCGCCGAGAAAGTGCTCGTCGAGCGATACACGAAGCTCTTCAACGACGGCTGGCGGCCGACCGAATC
It includes:
- the lpxA gene encoding acyl-ACP--UDP-N-acetylglucosamine O-acyltransferase → MARIHPTAIVDAKAQVDEDVEIGPYCIVEDAVTLGAGTVLRSGAVIRRYTTLGRGNFVDSHTVIGGDPQDFKFDPRQVSYVRIGDNNIIREYVTISRATGEGNATIIGNNTMWMTGAHAGHNAVIEDNVILVNGSAVGGHATIGTGAILSAHALVHQFCWIGRNVMTQGQSGFSTHVPPFTLCANINCCIGLNGIGLRRNPKVTETDRAEVKEAFKLLYRRRLSARESLAAMDAHTEWGWAASEFRQFIHNVREARKPHNRGLCPLRRRIMSGEE
- a CDS encoding glucuronate isomerase; the protein is MPDLTDAASLQQAVRRCIAQTNITDIHTHLFPPSHGGLMLWGIDDLLTYHYLVAELFMVAPRSLTPEKFWAMPKTTQADLVWKHVFIEGGALSEVAGGVVTTLNLLGLDAGPRDLAAIRKWYAAQSANAYLTRVFEQTRIDYAVMTNDPFKAEEVKHWKTSSSLRPVPEFLKTALRIDTMIVDWPGACRLLQAQGYDAQPAGGSVSFAEARRFLLDWAKILKPTYLAASLPPTFIYPEGTTAPQVVQNVVVPVAMELGVPLAMMIGVRRGVNPPLRDGGDGLGVADVRAVENLCRDFPGAKFIVTMLARANQHELTVLGRKFRNLHVEGCWWFCNNASIIEEMTRMRVELLGTAFTLQHSDARVLDQVIYKWAHAKRIAEKVLVERYTKLFNDGWRPTESEIARDIRNLFGGSFKTFLAK